One Thalassotalea atypica DNA window includes the following coding sequences:
- a CDS encoding GNVR domain-containing protein has protein sequence MESTQLTANQTTEELSLYGLFSLFLQNWLTLVISGFSFAIIALIWAVNQANVYKAQTLLMPVSEEQSSLGGLAGDLGGLAAVAGLSLGEGGDENAKLALELIKSQAFLGEFIKENDLVVPIMAASEWDPVSDTLIIDPEVYDVESKTWVRTAPPSRKQIPSIQETFEVFSQLLEVEQDPKSGFVVVSLEFYSPNLAAKWTILLIEKLNEAIRVMDRNEADNSIKYLQKLAEESYVQELRKAFTSLMEEQIKSRMLTEIRKDYVFKVVDPAVVPELKHKPRRSIIVVVAGFLGGIIGLIIILFRTGRAEHIKQQSL, from the coding sequence ATGGAATCAACGCAATTAACTGCGAATCAAACAACTGAAGAATTATCTTTATACGGGTTGTTCTCGTTATTTCTTCAAAACTGGTTGACGCTAGTTATTTCAGGCTTTTCTTTTGCGATTATTGCGTTGATTTGGGCAGTCAATCAGGCAAATGTCTATAAAGCGCAGACGTTACTTATGCCTGTTTCTGAAGAACAGTCTTCGCTAGGAGGGCTTGCCGGTGATTTAGGTGGATTGGCTGCTGTTGCAGGGCTTAGTTTAGGCGAAGGTGGTGATGAGAACGCTAAATTAGCGCTAGAGTTGATTAAATCACAAGCTTTTTTGGGGGAGTTTATAAAAGAAAATGATCTTGTTGTGCCTATAATGGCAGCTTCTGAATGGGATCCTGTATCGGATACGTTAATAATCGATCCTGAAGTTTACGATGTCGAAAGCAAAACCTGGGTAAGAACAGCACCACCTTCAAGAAAACAGATCCCATCTATTCAAGAAACCTTTGAAGTATTCTCACAGCTATTAGAGGTTGAGCAAGATCCTAAATCAGGTTTTGTAGTAGTTAGTTTGGAGTTTTATTCACCAAACCTTGCCGCTAAATGGACAATACTGCTAATTGAAAAGTTAAATGAAGCAATTAGAGTGATGGATCGCAATGAAGCTGACAATAGCATTAAGTATTTACAAAAACTTGCTGAAGAATCTTATGTACAGGAGCTGAGAAAGGCATTTACGAGCTTGATGGAAGAACAAATCAAATCTCGAATGTTAACCGAAATCCGTAAAGATTATGTTTTCAAAGTGGTTGATCCTGCCGTTGTTCCTGAATTAAAGCACAAGCCTAGGCGTTCTATCATTGTAGTTGTCGCGGGATTCCTTGGAGGAATTATCGGGCTTATCATTATTTTGTTTAGAACCGGTAGAGCTGAGCATATTAAACAACAGTCACTTTAA
- a CDS encoding right-handed parallel beta-helix repeat-containing protein has product MRKILPFIMLISPSTFALDFNQYCSYTQAEQDCSAEFVQAMYDAQELGESITFEAGEIFNIERVDTKGYGLSDIKLVGIAKGDQKPRIVSDKFHLFDVSNLYINNISFSGLHNEIGDTHQGTSVVILGTKDEQQKAENITVSNSYFENSAEDLLAVWNSRNVVINNNVFKRTGLAMRTQSSDGDPDDLRPAGSGMLFFNVDDAEVSYNEYYEIKKTAMYFHAETIINKNVNVHNNYIDMENFEKPTQRYGLLGGAGIYIGNSPNFSNFRVQENRVLNFKGNAVRVNGSDMLVKNNYINHRGECHTKDTSVVQGAGIAVKAHYLKNSVIVGNCFQNSGAGISLESWSDISKVTIQDNVIYEAENAIFVTYRGSAQYSNLLIDRNRIFGTTNYGIAFFSKTPSAGNRVTGNTLVTSQQKFGGPLIAIKDQEKFYFNNNFVQGQAVSRNWSHLVLTNVSNSTFIRSEFRSPTGDDGSYGGIFIRDSKSQNNRFDRITFTKLDPGYKDDGQSNSFTNLTYQ; this is encoded by the coding sequence GTGCGAAAAATTTTACCATTTATCATGCTGATATCACCTTCAACTTTTGCATTAGACTTCAATCAATATTGTTCATATACACAAGCCGAACAAGATTGCTCTGCTGAGTTTGTTCAAGCAATGTACGATGCACAAGAGCTAGGCGAAAGCATTACTTTTGAAGCTGGCGAAATTTTCAATATCGAACGAGTCGATACTAAAGGTTATGGGTTAAGTGATATTAAGTTAGTCGGCATTGCTAAAGGTGATCAAAAACCACGCATAGTTAGTGACAAATTTCATTTATTTGATGTTAGCAATTTATATATAAATAACATCAGCTTTAGCGGTCTTCATAATGAAATAGGCGATACTCATCAAGGTACGTCTGTTGTTATCTTGGGTACAAAAGACGAACAACAAAAAGCAGAGAATATTACTGTTAGTAATAGTTATTTTGAAAACTCAGCAGAAGATTTGTTAGCCGTTTGGAACAGCCGAAATGTTGTCATTAATAATAACGTTTTTAAACGAACAGGGTTAGCGATGAGGACTCAATCAAGCGATGGTGATCCTGATGATTTGAGGCCAGCGGGTAGCGGTATGCTGTTTTTTAACGTTGATGATGCGGAAGTGAGCTACAACGAATATTACGAAATCAAGAAAACGGCAATGTACTTCCACGCAGAAACCATCATTAATAAGAATGTGAATGTGCATAATAATTACATCGATATGGAGAATTTTGAAAAGCCAACTCAGCGGTATGGCTTGTTAGGTGGTGCAGGTATTTATATTGGCAACTCTCCTAACTTTAGTAATTTTAGAGTGCAAGAAAACCGTGTTTTGAATTTTAAAGGGAATGCTGTTCGAGTAAATGGCTCTGATATGTTAGTTAAAAATAACTACATAAACCATAGAGGTGAATGTCATACTAAGGATACATCTGTAGTCCAGGGAGCTGGCATAGCCGTTAAAGCGCATTATCTTAAAAATTCAGTCATAGTCGGGAATTGCTTCCAAAATTCTGGTGCAGGTATTTCATTAGAAAGTTGGTCAGATATTTCGAAAGTGACCATTCAAGATAATGTTATCTATGAAGCGGAAAATGCTATTTTTGTTACTTATAGAGGCTCAGCACAATATTCTAATTTGCTAATTGATCGAAATAGAATATTTGGCACGACTAATTACGGAATTGCGTTCTTTTCTAAAACGCCAAGTGCTGGTAATCGAGTAACAGGAAATACATTGGTAACAAGCCAACAAAAGTTTGGTGGCCCACTAATAGCAATTAAAGATCAAGAAAAATTCTATTTTAACAATAATTTCGTGCAAGGCCAGGCGGTGTCGCGTAACTGGAGTCATTTAGTTTTGACAAATGTCAGTAACTCAACATTTATTCGTAGCGAGTTTAGAAGCCCTACAGGCGATGATGGAAGCTATGGCGGTATCTTTATACGTGACAGTAAATCTCAAAATAACCGTTTTGACAGGATTACTTTTACTAAGTTAGATCCTGGTTACAAAGACGACGGTCAATCGAATAGTTTTACAAATTTAACTTATCAGTAG
- a CDS encoding glycosyltransferase: MKSIIIPAYNEANLLPNTLASLLADDALTDCKIFIVCNGCTDNSVDVMQLFATSVAQKNNMKQITIDVVDEKKPSKTHALNVGLSLTDNDAVVLLDADILVTGQCVMSLFEQLELRKLKAVSPRVAFDTAKSSKWVSHYYQVEQRSHYNQTLRLSNVIALSAQAVKELNQFPDVIADDEYLRRSFSNTDYAILSEFSFSFIAPRNIYSLITVLARVERGNIQLDQMGHFSAGVTSGNRAPQKLVARLIFITTKLCAKVLARVEYHFGRRNKWHRDLSNRC, encoded by the coding sequence ATGAAAAGCATAATCATACCCGCGTATAATGAAGCAAATCTGTTGCCCAATACCTTGGCGAGTTTACTTGCTGATGATGCCTTAACTGACTGTAAAATATTTATCGTTTGTAACGGTTGTACTGACAATAGCGTAGATGTTATGCAACTCTTTGCCACATCAGTTGCTCAAAAAAATAACATGAAGCAGATCACGATAGACGTGGTTGATGAAAAAAAACCTTCTAAAACTCATGCACTCAACGTTGGTTTAAGTTTAACCGACAATGACGCTGTGGTTTTACTTGATGCTGACATTTTAGTTACGGGCCAGTGTGTCATGTCCTTATTTGAGCAACTTGAACTGCGCAAACTAAAGGCTGTTTCACCGAGAGTTGCTTTCGATACGGCTAAAAGTAGTAAGTGGGTAAGTCATTACTATCAGGTTGAGCAGCGTTCTCACTATAATCAAACATTAAGACTTTCAAACGTTATCGCCCTGAGTGCTCAAGCAGTAAAAGAGCTTAACCAGTTTCCAGATGTCATTGCCGATGACGAATATTTGAGGCGCTCATTTAGCAATACTGATTATGCAATCTTAAGTGAATTTAGTTTTAGTTTTATTGCGCCACGAAATATCTATAGCCTCATTACAGTATTGGCCCGTGTTGAGCGCGGGAATATTCAACTGGATCAAATGGGTCATTTTAGTGCCGGTGTAACGTCAGGAAATAGAGCGCCACAAAAGTTAGTCGCGAGATTGATATTTATTACAACCAAACTTTGTGCCAAAGTACTAGCTAGAGTCGAATATCATTTTGGACGACGCAATAAATGGCATAGGGACTTATCAAATCGTTGCTAA
- a CDS encoding right-handed parallel beta-helix repeat-containing protein — translation MHNKLLIVIFLLVIVFITGRVHALEFDEYCQYNEAQQDCSTAFLDAMLDAANTQEAIILSEGSQYHFDNINTEGLNLNGVSIIGEGENKPVILTDGLYLFDIDDLLVKNIKVNGIHNGENDTEQGNTLMLLGTRERLNKKNNITVDNVEFENAAEDLLVLWNTQNVTITNSKFSRSGLAMRTVSSVGDPNDLRPRGSGLLFHNVTDLNVSFNEFYQIKKVGVFLDGEDVLDENIKIHDNYIDLLSDEKPTQRYGLKGGAGIYLANSINTKDVEIYNNRIINYTMNGMRINGSNIKVFNNSFNFSGKCGETDNSVSQPLVGMAIKAHYLINAEITNNCIQNTHAGIVLESWDNIMNIIVKNNHIFGAKVDFWVDDQEGGTSSNIDISDNVVGNGDGESESSGGASSLLILLCLWNFLCKTKRDV, via the coding sequence ATGCACAATAAATTATTAATAGTCATATTTTTGTTGGTAATAGTGTTTATTACTGGCCGCGTACATGCTTTAGAGTTTGACGAATATTGTCAATATAACGAAGCACAACAAGATTGTTCTACCGCTTTTTTAGATGCCATGCTAGATGCAGCTAACACTCAAGAAGCAATTATTTTATCCGAAGGCAGTCAATACCATTTTGATAATATTAATACTGAAGGGCTCAACCTTAACGGTGTTTCCATTATTGGTGAAGGTGAAAATAAGCCGGTTATTCTCACAGATGGTTTATACCTTTTTGATATTGATGATTTATTGGTGAAAAACATTAAGGTCAATGGTATTCACAATGGTGAGAATGATACCGAGCAAGGCAATACATTAATGTTGCTAGGGACAAGAGAACGCCTAAATAAAAAAAACAATATAACCGTGGACAACGTTGAATTTGAGAATGCCGCAGAAGATTTATTGGTACTTTGGAATACGCAAAATGTCACTATAACTAACAGTAAATTTAGCCGTTCAGGACTGGCAATGCGCACGGTTTCAAGTGTTGGAGATCCAAATGATTTAAGGCCGAGAGGAAGTGGGCTACTATTTCACAACGTAACTGACTTAAATGTTAGCTTTAATGAATTTTATCAAATTAAAAAAGTCGGTGTTTTTCTCGATGGTGAAGATGTTCTCGATGAAAACATTAAAATACATGACAACTATATTGATTTGTTAAGCGATGAAAAGCCGACCCAAAGGTATGGCCTTAAAGGCGGCGCAGGAATTTACCTCGCCAACTCAATAAACACTAAAGACGTAGAAATCTATAATAATAGAATTATTAATTACACCATGAATGGCATGAGGATAAACGGCTCAAATATTAAGGTATTCAACAATTCATTTAATTTTTCAGGTAAATGTGGAGAAACTGACAACAGTGTTTCACAACCCTTAGTCGGCATGGCAATCAAGGCACACTATCTTATTAATGCAGAGATTACCAATAACTGTATTCAAAATACCCATGCAGGAATTGTTTTAGAAAGCTGGGACAACATTATGAATATAATTGTCAAAAACAATCACATCTTTGGCGCTAAGGTAGATTTTTGGGTTGATGATCAAGAGGGCGGTACTTCATCAAATATTGATATTTCAGATAATGTAGTCGGTAATGGAGATGGTGAATCTGAGTCTTCCGGTGGCGCATCTAGTTTACTTATTTTACTTTGTCTTTGGAATTTCTTGTGTAAAACAAAGAGAGACGTTTAA
- a CDS encoding CDP-glycerol glycerophosphotransferase family protein has product MIIIKYFVTLAVLWPIYFIVKLIPKKKNLWCFSSYRDSFVDNSKYLFHYTHNQHKEIDAVWVTDNNQLYEELLSAGYKVVKRKSVSGILTIIRAEFVFFSSYVSEVSFWFSSGAKLVNLWHGLPLKKIEFDIDSGALAEKYAEKPSRKQLFLRFFYPAAYSRPDFVTAPSDKMAELFKSAFRIEEQNIIRSSSPRTDQFFDQVSFNQLSSNELAPTIGSKVFIYMPTFRDTGGEFFSKERFDFKELNEVMKEVDGEFWIKAHPSAGAEGIDVSEFERVKLLPNNIDMYPVLRDSYALITDYSSIYIDYLMLNKPIHFYCFDLKEYLENCRSMYFDYHDVTPGSKSHNFDELLVALQSLSDDYKVEREYVIKLFWGDDYKTSCKKIIDTLTKSEL; this is encoded by the coding sequence ATGATTATTATCAAGTACTTCGTTACGTTAGCAGTGTTATGGCCCATTTATTTCATCGTCAAGCTAATTCCGAAAAAGAAAAATTTATGGTGTTTTTCATCATATCGCGATTCTTTTGTCGATAATTCAAAGTACTTATTTCACTATACTCATAACCAACATAAAGAAATTGATGCTGTTTGGGTTACAGATAATAATCAATTATATGAAGAGTTGTTGTCCGCAGGTTATAAGGTCGTAAAACGTAAGAGTGTTAGCGGAATATTGACTATTATCAGGGCGGAATTTGTTTTTTTCTCTTCGTATGTATCTGAAGTCAGTTTCTGGTTTAGCTCAGGGGCAAAACTGGTTAACTTGTGGCACGGATTACCCCTTAAGAAAATTGAATTTGATATAGACAGTGGTGCATTAGCTGAAAAATATGCAGAAAAACCAAGTCGTAAGCAGTTGTTTTTAAGATTTTTTTATCCTGCTGCCTATAGTCGTCCAGATTTTGTTACCGCACCCAGTGATAAAATGGCAGAGCTTTTTAAAAGTGCTTTTAGAATCGAAGAACAAAATATTATTAGGTCTAGCTCGCCGCGTACTGATCAATTTTTTGATCAAGTTTCGTTCAATCAATTATCGTCAAACGAGTTAGCGCCAACGATTGGTAGTAAAGTATTTATTTATATGCCAACTTTTAGAGATACCGGCGGTGAGTTCTTTTCAAAAGAAAGGTTTGATTTTAAAGAACTTAACGAAGTCATGAAAGAAGTGGATGGCGAGTTTTGGATTAAGGCTCACCCTTCGGCAGGCGCTGAAGGTATTGACGTGTCTGAATTTGAAAGAGTTAAATTATTGCCTAATAATATTGATATGTACCCAGTGTTACGAGACTCATATGCACTGATTACAGATTACTCATCAATATATATTGATTATTTAATGTTGAATAAACCAATACATTTTTACTGCTTTGATCTTAAAGAGTACCTAGAGAACTGTAGAAGCATGTATTTTGATTATCACGATGTTACACCTGGCTCCAAATCACATAATTTTGATGAATTACTTGTGGCTTTACAAAGCTTGTCTGATGACTATAAAGTTGAACGTGAATACGTTATAAAGTTATTTTGGGGGGATGATTACAAGACATCTTGTAAGAAAATTATTGATACGCTAACAAAAAGTGAATTATAA
- a CDS encoding oligosaccharide flippase family protein: MSRLVYKNFFFLFIVQFSNYVLPFLVIPLLTRALGLDGFGKYAFYIGIGNLLLVFIRFGFEFSATRQISIESENKERVGQIVGAVLAIKTCLLVLTLAVFYLVVFILKPDVQHNILMLGGMFLLSGQMMLPVWFFQGMQQMKFVTFYTVVTKIVYVGLLFLFIRDTSDYGLATVVYGCGFFIAGAISLIHVFKAVPVSFPTWLLIKDTFKEALPFFSSRVFIMSYTSAMIPLIGFIGTPAQAAIYAASEKLYNAAQSVMYPLANALYPHVAKNKDLSLYKRLFLIAMVVVLFGGVIGYFVAPVIIEFLFGSEFKASADIFSIHLVALVFLFPSMMLGFPLLAALGFSKEANGVVIVGALVFFAIALYGYLSGIVDSQYFVWGVVAAECTVFVLRAYFAKTRVFNHLAQFSKKEPV, from the coding sequence ATGAGTAGGCTTGTTTATAAGAACTTTTTTTTCTTATTTATCGTTCAATTTAGCAACTATGTGCTGCCATTTCTAGTTATTCCCCTCCTAACGCGAGCACTCGGGCTTGATGGCTTTGGTAAATACGCTTTTTATATCGGGATAGGGAACTTATTACTGGTATTCATTCGCTTTGGTTTTGAATTTTCAGCTACTCGACAAATAAGCATTGAAAGCGAGAATAAGGAAAGAGTAGGGCAAATTGTTGGTGCTGTACTCGCTATCAAGACTTGCTTATTAGTGCTCACCTTAGCGGTATTTTATCTTGTTGTATTTATATTAAAACCTGATGTACAGCACAATATATTAATGCTGGGTGGAATGTTCTTATTGTCGGGGCAAATGATGTTGCCAGTTTGGTTCTTCCAAGGCATGCAACAAATGAAATTTGTGACCTTTTATACAGTGGTAACAAAAATAGTTTATGTCGGTTTATTGTTTTTGTTTATCAGAGATACAAGTGATTATGGTCTTGCAACAGTCGTATATGGCTGTGGCTTTTTTATCGCTGGAGCAATAAGCTTAATCCATGTGTTCAAAGCGGTACCGGTTTCATTTCCAACATGGTTATTGATAAAAGATACCTTTAAAGAAGCATTACCGTTTTTCAGCTCTCGCGTCTTTATCATGTCTTATACTTCGGCAATGATTCCATTGATTGGGTTTATTGGAACACCAGCTCAAGCGGCAATTTACGCTGCATCAGAAAAACTATATAACGCTGCTCAATCTGTTATGTATCCGTTGGCGAACGCATTGTATCCTCATGTAGCGAAGAATAAAGATCTGAGCTTATATAAGCGTTTGTTTCTAATCGCGATGGTTGTTGTTTTGTTTGGTGGCGTCATAGGCTATTTTGTTGCGCCGGTAATAATTGAGTTCTTATTTGGCAGTGAATTTAAAGCAAGTGCTGACATATTTTCTATTCACCTAGTCGCGTTGGTATTTTTATTCCCTTCAATGATGCTTGGTTTTCCTCTTCTAGCTGCACTGGGCTTTTCTAAAGAAGCTAATGGTGTTGTAATTGTTGGTGCATTAGTGTTTTTCGCTATTGCTCTTTATGGTTATTTAAGCGGAATTGTAGACTCTCAATATTTTGTTTGGGGTGTGGTTGCCGCGGAATGTACAGTATTTGTTCTAAGGGCTTATTTTGCAAAAACGCGAGTCTTTAACCATTTAGCGCAATTTTCAAAGAAAGAACCAGTATGA
- a CDS encoding O-antigen ligase family protein, translating into MINPNPDAKIRSLKLAICQLTFLMLGVTLLVDSVNGFFLSGMGIDPKLSAMFKLTLLFLVLLQVGAESKRALAYSLTILIFFLVGPVITLVDTLDAAGFIDDFTSSLKILTALFIFVYCCLMADKWPVLTEKYGQMAIKFGFLILLSNIILGVLGFGFSSYGGAEDGDNEEIGVKGFFYAGNEVSGIFIVLFGVILHLLWIRSRRLYFLFAPIAMVCGLLIATKAAMLAGVAMVFAIPLFNERNKLLNLTWLKLKMAFPLIVVGIILAVVLLPVFEATGLLGRFMWFYEKKGIIGILLSGRDEFVVNMMQVFEHHTNLLDYVFGLSKTGLGLLTKNAMEIDPIDMYLWHGLPGLLFFLVNATIFLRVSYLATRIPTSTWGPSVLVINLILIGVSVVAGHIFTSGMLAPLLGLVNGMAYIDLVNQRRRLCKSPNINVAA; encoded by the coding sequence ATGATTAATCCCAACCCAGACGCTAAAATCAGAAGTTTGAAGCTGGCTATATGTCAGCTAACCTTTTTAATGCTAGGCGTTACGCTGCTAGTTGACTCGGTTAATGGCTTTTTCTTATCGGGGATGGGAATCGATCCCAAGCTTTCAGCAATGTTTAAGTTGACGTTGCTGTTTCTTGTGTTACTTCAAGTGGGAGCTGAGTCTAAGCGCGCTTTAGCCTATTCATTAACTATCCTAATTTTTTTTCTAGTTGGTCCAGTTATTACGCTAGTTGATACATTAGATGCGGCTGGCTTTATCGATGATTTCACTTCCTCCTTAAAGATACTTACTGCATTATTCATTTTTGTCTACTGCTGCTTAATGGCGGATAAATGGCCAGTCTTGACGGAAAAGTACGGGCAAATGGCAATAAAATTTGGCTTTCTAATTCTTTTGTCCAACATAATACTAGGCGTACTTGGTTTTGGCTTTTCAAGTTATGGTGGTGCAGAAGATGGTGACAATGAAGAAATAGGGGTTAAGGGCTTCTTTTATGCAGGTAATGAAGTCAGTGGTATTTTTATTGTGTTATTTGGCGTCATCCTTCATTTATTATGGATAAGAAGTAGGCGGCTATACTTTTTATTTGCACCAATAGCGATGGTATGTGGTCTGTTAATCGCCACTAAAGCAGCTATGCTAGCGGGTGTGGCAATGGTATTTGCTATCCCACTGTTTAATGAACGGAACAAACTATTAAATTTAACCTGGCTTAAATTGAAAATGGCTTTTCCGCTTATTGTTGTGGGCATTATCCTAGCTGTAGTTTTACTACCAGTATTCGAGGCTACTGGCCTCCTTGGTCGGTTTATGTGGTTTTATGAGAAAAAAGGCATAATTGGTATTTTATTATCAGGTCGTGATGAGTTTGTAGTTAATATGATGCAAGTATTCGAGCACCACACTAATCTATTAGATTATGTTTTTGGTTTAAGTAAGACTGGACTTGGGCTATTAACAAAAAATGCGATGGAAATTGATCCGATTGACATGTATTTATGGCACGGCTTACCAGGACTACTCTTTTTCTTAGTGAACGCCACTATATTTTTACGAGTATCTTATCTTGCGACTAGAATTCCAACTAGTACGTGGGGACCTTCAGTATTGGTGATTAACCTGATACTAATTGGTGTATCAGTTGTTGCTGGACATATTTTCACTTCAGGCATGCTGGCACCGTTATTAGGGTTAGTTAATGGTATGGCTTATATAGATCTTGTGAATCAAAGGAGACGCCTCTGTAAGTCGCCTAATATTAATGTGGCGGCATAA
- a CDS encoding glycosyltransferase: MPTKNRRDLLERALNSILEQTYSNLDVIVVDDGSTDDTVAFLETVVNNDQRVRFFSNKTSAGACAARNIAIQHAYGKFITGLDDDDLFLPNRIESLLSQYDGKYAFICSSAWWDYGKKQRLIDSRNMDISLKQQLNYNEATTQVLVATERVKALGGFDETFVACQDYDLWTRLIEHYGMAKRIANPTYIINDTGSSNRMISSPNSVKGYHQFMQKHGHLMSRKNIINQEFMMLRREARVMSLHDLIRQIGTGYFTSKLRYFLSSNFSIIRSLHKKFYKNS, translated from the coding sequence ATGCCTACTAAAAATAGGCGTGATTTGCTTGAGCGTGCGCTTAACTCAATTCTTGAGCAAACCTATTCGAATTTGGATGTCATCGTTGTAGATGATGGCTCTACTGATGATACTGTCGCCTTTTTAGAGACGGTAGTTAACAACGATCAACGGGTAAGATTTTTTAGTAATAAAACAAGCGCAGGTGCATGTGCTGCAAGAAATATCGCGATACAACATGCTTACGGTAAGTTCATAACCGGGCTTGATGATGATGATTTATTCTTGCCTAATCGGATCGAATCATTGCTGAGTCAGTATGATGGAAAATATGCGTTTATTTGTTCAAGTGCGTGGTGGGATTACGGCAAAAAACAGCGTTTGATTGATAGCCGAAATATGGATATTTCGTTAAAGCAGCAGCTGAACTACAATGAAGCCACAACGCAAGTCTTAGTCGCTACTGAACGAGTTAAAGCGTTAGGCGGTTTTGACGAAACTTTTGTTGCTTGTCAAGATTATGACTTATGGACACGCTTAATTGAGCATTATGGGATGGCTAAGCGAATTGCAAATCCAACCTACATTATTAACGATACTGGTTCGTCAAATCGCATGATATCTAGTCCTAATAGCGTCAAAGGGTATCATCAATTTATGCAAAAGCATGGGCACTTGATGTCACGAAAAAATATCATTAACCAAGAGTTTATGATGCTGCGCAGAGAAGCCAGAGTCATGAGCTTGCATGATCTAATTCGACAAATAGGTACAGGTTACTTCACCAGTAAATTGCGTTATTTCCTCTCTTCAAATTTTTCAATTATAAGATCACTACATAAAAAATTTTATAAGAATAGTTAA
- a CDS encoding glycosyltransferase family 2 protein has protein sequence MLVSLIVPIYNVEKYLNECLDSLVHQSDENFEVILVDDGSTDTSGDIAKQFEREHAEIFRYYYKENGGLSDARNYGLSVAKGKYVAFLDSDDYLAKGTIEVLKKQLATEAVDIICFGMREVTEVGEHIRFIHPNAKGLTGTYSVTQQEGLISSSLPNACNKLIKASLFREHNIKFPIGLWYEDLGTLPKLFFLADKITFIETPCYFYRHREGAITKTYSDKVMDIYQVLAELRAFFQNNPYSSSDIDLNTWYINLTVITLARLSLCKNFELPDYVDRKIEREILQHFRHVFDIYTRANSKKRYKIFVFLIRLRATKLVRKIIEFLVRRKAIRV, from the coding sequence TTGCTAGTTTCATTAATCGTCCCTATTTATAACGTCGAAAAATATTTAAATGAGTGCCTAGACTCTTTAGTTCATCAAAGCGATGAAAATTTTGAAGTAATACTTGTAGATGATGGCTCTACTGATACTAGTGGAGATATTGCCAAGCAATTTGAGCGCGAACATGCTGAAATCTTTAGGTATTATTATAAAGAAAATGGCGGTTTATCTGACGCAAGAAATTATGGCTTGTCTGTGGCGAAAGGAAAATATGTCGCTTTTTTAGATTCAGACGACTATCTAGCAAAAGGTACTATTGAGGTTTTAAAAAAACAGCTAGCTACCGAAGCAGTCGATATTATCTGTTTTGGTATGAGAGAAGTGACAGAGGTTGGTGAGCATATACGCTTTATTCATCCAAACGCAAAGGGATTAACCGGCACCTATAGTGTGACTCAACAAGAGGGTTTGATCAGTAGTTCGCTGCCTAATGCATGCAATAAACTTATAAAAGCTTCTTTATTCCGTGAACATAACATAAAATTTCCGATTGGCCTTTGGTATGAAGACTTAGGTACCTTGCCTAAGTTATTCTTTCTTGCAGATAAAATTACTTTTATAGAAACGCCTTGTTACTTTTATCGTCACAGAGAGGGGGCGATAACTAAAACCTATTCTGATAAAGTGATGGACATTTACCAGGTCCTAGCAGAATTGAGGGCGTTTTTTCAGAACAACCCATATTCATCTTCAGATATTGATCTTAATACTTGGTATATAAATTTAACGGTCATCACCTTAGCTCGTCTAAGTTTGTGCAAGAATTTCGAACTTCCTGATTATGTGGATAGAAAAATTGAACGTGAGATATTGCAACACTTTAGGCATGTTTTTGATATTTATACACGTGCTAATTCTAAAAAGCGGTATAAAATTTTTGTATTCTTAATTCGATTAAGAGCAACTAAACTGGTCAGAAAGATAATTGAATTTTTAGTTAGAAGAAAAGCAATAAGAGTATGA